The following coding sequences lie in one Rutidosis leptorrhynchoides isolate AG116_Rl617_1_P2 chromosome 6, CSIRO_AGI_Rlap_v1, whole genome shotgun sequence genomic window:
- the LOC139854568 gene encoding uncharacterized protein — translation MHPAFGEVFYLRMLLFHRKCCGTFEELRTVNDHVHSTYREACLAMGLLGNDKEWLTAMEEASATATSSQLRTLFSHILIYCDVADPQKLWKQCWKLMSDDIPLRVAATFHMSKIYINSTELESYVLYELQILLHQHSKSVSDFGLPKIPQHLLDDLQNRLIMEEKNYDRKALIAEKLILESKLNDKQQMIYNMVISSNNSKKQELIFVYGQGGMGKTFLWKAITTARRAEGKIVLAVASSGIASMLLPFGQTAHSRFKIPLDLTDESMCNIKKQTNMASLLKKWS, via the coding sequence ATGCATCCTGCCTTTGGGGAAGTATTTTATCTTCGAATGCTTCTGTTCCATCGGAAATGTTGTGGTACATTTGAAGAACTAAGGACAGTCAATGATCATGTTCACTCTACCTATCGGGAAGCATGTCTTGCAATGGGTCTATTAGGCAATGACAAAGAATGGTTAACTGCAATGGAAGAAGCAAGCGCAACAGCGACATCAAGTCAACTACGGACGCTGTTTTCACATATACTTATTTACTGTGATGTTGCAGACCCCCAAAAGTTATGGAAACAATGCTGGAAACTAATGTCTGATGACATACCACTCAGAGTTGCAGCCACCTTCCATATGTCGAAGATATACATAAATTCGACAGAATTGGAAAGTTACGTGCTGTacgaattacaaattttattacaCCAGCATTCGAAGAGTGTTTCCGACTTCGGCCTACCCAAAATTCCACAACACCTTctagatgatcttcaaaacagactcATCATGGAGGAAAAAAATTATGATCGTAAAGCATTGATTGCAGAAAAATTGATTCTTGAATCAAAGCTGAATGATAAACAACAAATGATATACAACATGGTCATCAGCTCAAACAACAGTAAAAAACAAGAGCTTATATTCGTTTATGGCCAAGGTGGGATGGGGAAAACCTTTCTTTGGAAAGCAATCACAACTGCACGACGTGCCGAAGGGAAGATAGTACTCGCAGTAGCATCATCCGGTATAGCTTCCATGCTATTACCTTTCGGTCAAACTGCACACTCTAGGTTTAAAATCCCCCTAGATTTGACAGACGAGAGTATGTGCAACATTAAGAAACAAACAAACATGGCGTCATTACTTAAAAAATGGAGCTGA
- the LOC139854569 gene encoding uncharacterized protein: MRLYQPNLSIEEKQNVAKFAEWLLQIENGRVGIPDKSDPHNASWVEIPEKFCIQHTKESLQQLISFIYDEELLHNPDAMKLQQQAIICPKNETVDIINNMIMRKKQGQQKTYTSFDSATPYSNVGWQTDLLYPTEYLNCQNFPGLPPHELSLKIGVPIILLRNLNVAGGLCNGTRMIVTQLLSNLIEGEIIIGTRVGQKVHIPRI; encoded by the coding sequence ATGAGATTATATCAACCGAACCTCTCCATTGAGGAGAAACAAAATGTCGCAAAATTTGCAGAATGGTTATTGCAAATCGAAAATGGTCGTGTTGGCATTCCTGATAAGTCAGACCCCCATAACGCCTCTTGGGTAGAAATTCCAGAAAAGTTTTGTATTCAACATACCAAAGAGAGTCTCCAGCAACTTATATCATTCATCTACGATGAAGAGCTACTACACAATCCAGATGCAATGAAGCTACAACAGCAGGCAATAATTTGTCCAAAAAATGAAACGGTAGACATCATAAACAACATGATCATGAGAAAGAAACAAGGTCAGCAGAAAACGTATACGAGCTTCGATTCTGCAACTCCTTACAGTAATGTTGGCTGGCAGACTGATTTACTTTATCCGACCGAATATCTAAATTGTCAAAACTTTCCAGGACTTCCACCTCATGAACTGTCACTAAAAATCGGTGTTCCCATAATTCTACTCAGAAATTTGAATGTTGCCGGAGGTTTATGCAATGGAACAAGGATGATAGTAACACAACTACTATCAAATCTAATCGAAGGCGAAATCATCATAGGAACAAGAGTTGGCCAGAAAGTCCACATCCCccgaatatga